One window from the genome of Oryctolagus cuniculus chromosome 1, mOryCun1.1, whole genome shotgun sequence encodes:
- the LOC103344982 gene encoding serine/threonine-protein kinase MARK2, translating into MKGPWEVHPPLDGYHFVHVIGRGGFSLVKLARHLASGKYVAVKILRDASPSSPLSAQGEAAILRSLRHDNIVRLLEERHTRKHLFLVMELATRGSLYHYVRWQGGLAEDEARALFGQALAAVSYCHGQRVAHRDLKLGNLLLDEHMTIKLADFGLSLRLERGTLVRGFWGTPEYRAPEVFLGEDYDAFKADVWSLGVVLFAMLAATVPFHGKNMHKLQDRVLCGVYMVPRGISPALQELLAWLLTVDASGRPSAEDARTHWWFSPGREAAQGHEEDTVTLLQPLGVPRDPEAREYLAGLGLLPGTGTEGTPGPQPQDPASLPESSQSSKRPPIEDDGLALVSVSPDSMAVGCISSAQSDSSEAPSQPQPERSPAPSAAPDSTEPSSQPQQARSPAPSAAPDSSEPSSQPPQERSPAPSAAPEPASKASPSSPSARSRVDLAEPEAAAAACEPEGAGTAATAATTDCTASAQGKRQGRHGVGRRILRFLLRACRILPSRGSGPGLRCCRVAPK; encoded by the exons ATGAAAGGCCCCTGGGAAGTCCATCCTCCTCTGGACGGGTACCACTTTGTGCACGTGATCGGCCGGGgcggcttcagcctggtgaagCTGGCCCGGCACCTGGCGTCAGGCAAGTACGTGGCAGTGAAGATCCTGCGAGACGCCTCTCCCAGCAGCCCGCTGTCCGCGCAGGGGGAAGCGGCCATCCTGAGGAGCCTGCGGCACGACAACATCGTGCGGCTGCTGGAGGAGCGGCACACGAGGAAGCACCTGTTCCTGGTCATGGAGCTGGCGACCAGGGGCTCGCTCTATCACTACGTGCGGTGGCAGGGCGGCCTGGCCGAGGACGAGGCCAGGGCCCTGTTTGGCCAGGCGCTGGCCGCCGTCAGCTACTGCCATGGCCAGCGGGTGGCGCACCGGGACCTCAAGCTGGGCAACCTGCTGCTGGACGAGCACATGACCATCAAGCTGGCGGACTTCGGGCTGAGCCTGCGGCTGGAGCGGGGCACGCTGGTAAGGGGCTTCTGGGGGACCCCCGAGTACCGCGCACCAGAGGTTTTCCTCGGGGAGGACTACGACGCTTTCAAGGCCGACGTGTGGAGTCTGGGGGTGGTGCTGTTTGCCATGCTGGCGGCCACGGTGCCCTTCCACGGCAAGAACATGCACAAGCTGCAGGACCGGGTGCTGTGCGGCGTCTACATGGTGCCACGTGGCATCAGCCCggccctgcaggagctgctggcgTGGCTGCTCACGGTCGACGCCTCGGGGAGGCCCAGTGCGGAGGACGCCAGGACCCACTGGTGGTTCAGCCCCGGCCGAGAAGCCGCCCAGGGGCACGAGGAGGACACGGTcaccctgctgcagcccctgggcgTTCCCCGGGACCCAGAGGCCAGGGAGTACCTGGCGGGCCTCGGGCTGCTGCCAGGCACGGGGACCGAGGGGACGCCAGGCCCTCAGCCCCAGGACCCCGCGTCCCTGCCCGAGTCCTCGCAGAGCAGCAAGCGCCCCCCCATAGAGGACGACGGCTTGGCTCTGGTGTCGGTGTCCCCTGACAGCATGGCTGTTGGCTGCATTTCCTCCGCACAAAGCGACTCCTCCGAGGCCCCCA gccagccacagccagagaggagccctgctcccagcgccGCCCCCGACTCCACCGAGCCCTCCA gccagccacagcaggcaaggagccctgctcccagcgcaGCCCCCGACTCCTCCGAGCCCTCCA GCCAGCCACCGCAGGagaggagccctgctcccagcgcaGCCCCCGAGCCAGCCTCCAAGGCGTCGCCCTCCAGCCCCAGTGCCAGGAGCCGTGTGGACCTCGCAGAGCCAGAAGCCGCCGCAGCTGCCTGTGAGCCTGAGGGGGCTGGGACCGCAGCCACCGCTGCCACCACAGACTGCACAGCCAGCGCCCAGGGCAAGAGGCAGGGCCGGCACGGGGTCGGCAGGAGGATCCTCCGGTTCCTGCTGAGGGCGTGCCGCATCCTGCCATCCCGAGGGAGCGGCCCTGGCCTCCGCTGCTGCAGAGTGGCCCCCAAGTAG
- the LOC138843025 gene encoding serine/threonine-protein kinase MARK2-like isoform X2 has translation MKGLLDVHPPLDGYHFVHVIGRGGFSLVKLARHLASGKYVAVKILRDASPSSPLSAQGEAAILRSLRHDNIVRLLEERHTRKHLFLVMELATRGSLQHYVRWQGGLAEDEARALFGQALAAVSYCHGQRVAHRDLKLGNLLLDEHMTIKLADFGLSLRLERGTLVRGFWGTPEYRAPEVFLGEDYDAFKADVWSLGVVLFAMLAATVPFHGKNMHKLQDRVLCGVYVVPRGVSPALQELLAWLLTVDASGRPSAEDARTHWWFSPGREAAQEPEEDTVTLLQPLGVPRDPEAREYLAGLGLLPGMGTEGTPGPQPQDPASLPESSQSSKRPPIEDDGLALVSVSPDSMAVGCISSAQSDSSEAPSQPQQARSPAPSAAPDSAEPSSQPPQERSPAPSAAPEPASKASPSSPSARSRVDLAEPEAAAAAREPEGAGTAATAATTDCTASAQGKRQGRRGVGRRILRFLLRACRILPSRGSGPGLRCCRVAPK, from the exons ATGAAAGGCCTCTTGGACGTCCATCCTCCTCTGGACGGGTACCACTTTGTGCACGTGATCGGCCGGGgcggcttcagcctggtgaagCTGGCCCGGCACCTGGCGTCGGGCAAGTACGTGGCAGTGAAGATCCTGCGAGACGCCTCTCCCAGCAGCCCGCTGTCCGCGCAGGGGGAAGCGGCCATCCTGAGGAGCCTGCGGCACGACAACATCGTGCGGCTGCTGGAGGAGCGGCACACGAGGAAGCACCTGTTCCTGGTCATGGAGCTGGCGACCAGGGGCTCGCTCCAGCACTACGTGCGGTGGCAGGGCGGCCTGGCCGAGGACGAGGCCAGGGCCCTGTTTGGCCAGGCGCTGGCCGCCGTCAGCtactgccatggccagcgcgtgGCACACCGGGACCTCAAGCTGGGCAACCTGCTGCTGGATGAGCACATGACCATCAAGCTGGCGGACTTCGGGCTGAGCCTGCGGCTGGAGCGGGGCACGCTGGTAAGGGGCTTCTGGGGGACCCCCGAGTACCGCGCACCAGAGGTTTTCCTCGGGGAGGACTACGACGCTTTCAAGGCCGACGTGTGGAGTCTGGGGGTGGTGCTGTTTGCCATGCTGGCGGCCACAGTGCCCTTCCACGGCAAGAACATGCACAAGCTGCAGGACCGGGTGCTGTGCGGCGTCTATGTGGTGCCACGTGGCGTCAGCCCggccctgcaggagctgctggcgTGGCTGCTCACGGTCGACGCCTCGGGGAGGCCCAGTGCGGAGGACGCCAGGACCCACTGGTGGTTCAGCCCCGGCCGAGAAGCCGCCCAGGAGCCCGAGGAGGACACGGTcaccctgctgcagcccctgggcgTTCCCCGGGACCCAGAGGCCAGGGAGTACCTGGCGGGCCTCGGGCTGCTGCCAGGCATGGGGACCGAGGGGACACCAGGCCCTCAGCCCCAGGACCCCGCGTCCCTGCCCGAGTCCTCGCAGAGCAGCAAGCGCCCCCCCATAGAGGACGACGGCTTGGCTCTGGTGTCCGTGTCCCCTGACAGCATGGCTGTTGGCTGCATTTCCTCCGCACAAAGCGACTCCTCCGAGGCCCCCA gccagccacagcaggcgaggagccctgctcccagcgcaGCCCCCGACTCCGCCGAGCCCTCCA GCCAGCCACCGCAGGagaggagccctgctcccagcgcaGCCCCCGAGCCAGCCTCCAAGGCGTCGCCCTCCAGCCCCAGTGCCAGGAGCCGTGTGGACCTCGCAGAGCCAGAAGCCGCCGCAGCTGCCCGTGAGCCTGAGGGGGCTGGGACCGCAGCCACCGCTGCCACCACAGACTGCACAGCCAGCGCCCAGGGCAAGAGGCAGGGCCGGCgcggggtgggcaggaggatcctCCGGTTCCTGCTGAGGGCGTGCCGCATCCTGCCGTCCAGAGGGAGCGGCCCTGGCCTCCGCTGCTGCAGAGTGGCCCCCAAGTAG
- the LOC138843025 gene encoding serine/threonine-protein kinase MARK2-like isoform X1, with protein MKGLLDVHPPLDGYHFVHVIGRGGFSLVKLARHLASGKYVAVKILRDASPSSPLSAQGEAAILRSLRHDNIVRLLEERHTRKHLFLVMELATRGSLQHYVRWQGGLAEDEARALFGQALAAVSYCHGQRVAHRDLKLGNLLLDEHMTIKLADFGLSLRLERGTLVRGFWGTPEYRAPEVFLGEDYDAFKADVWSLGVVLFAMLAATVPFHGKNMHKLQDRVLCGVYVVPRGVSPALQELLAWLLTVDASGRPSAEDARTHWWFSPGREAAQEPEEDTVTLLQPLGVPRDPEAREYLAGLGLLPGMGTEGTPGPQPQDPASLPESSQSSKRPPIEDDGLALVSVSPDSMAVGCISSAQSDSSEAPSQPQPERSPAPSAAPDSTELSSQPQQARSPAPSAAPDSAEPSSQPPQERSPAPSAAPEPASKASPSSPSARSRVDLAEPEAAAAAREPEGAGTAATAATTDCTASAQGKRQGRRGVGRRILRFLLRACRILPSRGSGPGLRCCRVAPK; from the exons ATGAAAGGCCTCTTGGACGTCCATCCTCCTCTGGACGGGTACCACTTTGTGCACGTGATCGGCCGGGgcggcttcagcctggtgaagCTGGCCCGGCACCTGGCGTCGGGCAAGTACGTGGCAGTGAAGATCCTGCGAGACGCCTCTCCCAGCAGCCCGCTGTCCGCGCAGGGGGAAGCGGCCATCCTGAGGAGCCTGCGGCACGACAACATCGTGCGGCTGCTGGAGGAGCGGCACACGAGGAAGCACCTGTTCCTGGTCATGGAGCTGGCGACCAGGGGCTCGCTCCAGCACTACGTGCGGTGGCAGGGCGGCCTGGCCGAGGACGAGGCCAGGGCCCTGTTTGGCCAGGCGCTGGCCGCCGTCAGCtactgccatggccagcgcgtgGCACACCGGGACCTCAAGCTGGGCAACCTGCTGCTGGATGAGCACATGACCATCAAGCTGGCGGACTTCGGGCTGAGCCTGCGGCTGGAGCGGGGCACGCTGGTAAGGGGCTTCTGGGGGACCCCCGAGTACCGCGCACCAGAGGTTTTCCTCGGGGAGGACTACGACGCTTTCAAGGCCGACGTGTGGAGTCTGGGGGTGGTGCTGTTTGCCATGCTGGCGGCCACAGTGCCCTTCCACGGCAAGAACATGCACAAGCTGCAGGACCGGGTGCTGTGCGGCGTCTATGTGGTGCCACGTGGCGTCAGCCCggccctgcaggagctgctggcgTGGCTGCTCACGGTCGACGCCTCGGGGAGGCCCAGTGCGGAGGACGCCAGGACCCACTGGTGGTTCAGCCCCGGCCGAGAAGCCGCCCAGGAGCCCGAGGAGGACACGGTcaccctgctgcagcccctgggcgTTCCCCGGGACCCAGAGGCCAGGGAGTACCTGGCGGGCCTCGGGCTGCTGCCAGGCATGGGGACCGAGGGGACACCAGGCCCTCAGCCCCAGGACCCCGCGTCCCTGCCCGAGTCCTCGCAGAGCAGCAAGCGCCCCCCCATAGAGGACGACGGCTTGGCTCTGGTGTCCGTGTCCCCTGACAGCATGGCTGTTGGCTGCATTTCCTCCGCACAAAGCGACTCCTCCGAGGCCCCCA gccagccacagccagagaggagccctgctcccagcgccGCCCCCGACTCCACCGAGCTCTCCA gccagccacagcaggcgaggagccctgctcccagcgcaGCCCCCGACTCCGCCGAGCCCTCCA GCCAGCCACCGCAGGagaggagccctgctcccagcgcaGCCCCCGAGCCAGCCTCCAAGGCGTCGCCCTCCAGCCCCAGTGCCAGGAGCCGTGTGGACCTCGCAGAGCCAGAAGCCGCCGCAGCTGCCCGTGAGCCTGAGGGGGCTGGGACCGCAGCCACCGCTGCCACCACAGACTGCACAGCCAGCGCCCAGGGCAAGAGGCAGGGCCGGCgcggggtgggcaggaggatcctCCGGTTCCTGCTGAGGGCGTGCCGCATCCTGCCGTCCAGAGGGAGCGGCCCTGGCCTCCGCTGCTGCAGAGTGGCCCCCAAGTAG